In Cataglyphis hispanica isolate Lineage 1 chromosome 20, ULB_Chis1_1.0, whole genome shotgun sequence, a single genomic region encodes these proteins:
- the LOC126857027 gene encoding tetra-peptide repeat homeobox protein 1-like: MNSKLVILCVLVALVFAEETKKAEPTKKDKRGLYGALGYGYGLDGLSYGGLNSYSSLPLSLSASIPSTILTKEVAVPVPQPVAVPVEKHVPVPVKVPYAVPVDRPYPVHVPKPYPVEVTKHVPVPVDRPVPVPYSVPVKVPVPAPYAVKVPQPYAVPVVKHVPVPVATQPLLYAKLNTGLGYYGGYSSSW, translated from the exons ATGAACTCCAAG TTAGTGATTCTCTGCGTCCTGGTGGCGCTCGTCTTCGCCGAAGAAACGAAGAAGGCGGAACCCACGAAGAAGGATAAACGAGGCCTGTATGGAGCCCTGGGCTACGGTTACGGTCTCGATGGACTCAGCTACGGTGGGCTCAACTCGTACTCGTCACTTCCGCTCAGCTTGAGCGCCAGCATCCCGTCCACCATCCTGACGAAGGAGGTCGCCGTACCTGTGCCCCAACCGGTCGCTGTACCCGTCGAGAAGCACGTTCCAGTGCCTGTTAAG GTGCCCTACGCAGTACCTGTTGACCGACCATACCCTGTCCATGTGCCCAAACCATACCCAGTCGAGGTCACCAAGCACGTCCCCGTCCCGGTAGATCGCCCCGTGCCCGTTCCCTATAGCGTTCCCGTGAAGGTGCCGGTACCTGCTCCGTACGCCGTCAAGGTGCCGCAGCCATACGCCGTTCCCGTCGTCAAACACGTGCCAGTCCCGGTCGCTACGCAGCCACTTCTCTACGCGAAACTGAACACTGGTCTGGGATACTACGGTGGTTATTCTTCCTCCTGGTAA
- the LOC126857026 gene encoding MAGE-like protein 2 produces MTMALQAFLFVLATTAVTARPSFYEGHGLGPDESKLISQSVHLHEVPTKVIKVTKTVAIKVPVPYPVKVPHHIPFPVPVKQPVAIPVPQIVKVPQHVPIPVQKPFPVEVHQQVPFLISKPVPIPHPVPVPHPVPLSKPVFISVPKVITIPQSSHSEGGITGIGNDHAGHETVNYSSYSVNVQDHGTDDQQNGNQAHFQSSPSDYSADH; encoded by the exons ATGACAATGGCATTACAAGCT TTTTTATTCGTACTGGCGACGACGGCGGTCACGGCTAGGCCTTCGTTTTACGAAGGCCATGGTCTTGGGCCAGATGAGTCCAAACTCATCTCACAGTCGGTGCATCTGCACGAAGTGCCGACCAAGGTGATCAAGGTCACCAAGACAGTAGCTATCAAGGTCCCCGTGCCGTATCCCGTTAAG GTGCCTCATCATATCCCATTTCCAGTGCCTGTAAAACAACCTGTGGCGATCCCAGTACCACAGATAGTGAAAGTACCACAACATGTGCCGATACCGGTGCAGAAGCCATTCCCGGTGGAGGTGCATCAACag GTGCCGTTCCTGATATCTAAACCGGTGCCTATACCACATCCGGTGCCGGTGCCCCATCCGGTTCCTTTGAGTAAGCCAGTCTTCATCTCGGTACCGAAGGTAATCACGATCCCACAATCAAGTCATAGCGAAGGTGGCATTACTGGTATTGGAAACGATCATGCTGGTCATGAGACGGTCAACTATAGCTCTTATTCAGTCAACGTTCAAGATCATGGAACGGACGATCAGCAAAACGGCAATCAAGCCCATTTTCAATCTTCCCCGTCCGACTACTCGGCGGATCATTAA
- the LOC126857009 gene encoding uncharacterized protein LOC126857009 yields MKLLLITFVICFAAALAAPADKPKREILPGDPRYGTDYHHHHHQHHEHENEVQISKAAGSYVGSVTVPEETEGHSFQVQSLTAYGPPNHKPGKPLGPDYSTSSDTVQNSVVQVPATSYGVPDTQINNYVEPATDDKSNAVIKTNLNVDYQAPSVEAPITSYVAQHEEHVHVPQTSYETSVKTNIQNQPQVETLHVKSAVPEVHHEVQNVQPAVVHKETVSVPQVKTTTSHVETQGSQHSLSSLPSYTSSFDSFPNYFYSSYPSYSSYSSYSNIPVRTVDHRVHVQVPQPYPVPVTKHVTYPVPVPHTVEVPKPYYVRVAQPVQVTVNRPYAVEVPRPVAYPVPQYYRTNVPVVQQQHINTLDTRTSTPINNKGFFEDVQSSFGSVINNLPSFQNPLENFQNPFQNFELPSFISSFNPSLPSFPQVTPAPSTASNSNVQTASSSDSIVIENPALKTETTKTAPVITHHARLHQTTHSGVKPTTTCAGCSVSATHITTKQHVLPTDANGYNY; encoded by the exons ATGAAGCTCCTTCTGATCACGTTTGTG ATTTGCTTTGCGGCAGCTCTAGCAGCGCCGGCCGACAAGCCGAAGAGAGAAATCCTGCCGGGAGATCCACGCTACGGAACCGATTATCATCATCACCACCATCAGCATCATGAACACGAGAACGAAGTACAGATCTCGAAAGCCGCCGGTAGCTACGTAGGTTCTGTCACAGTTCCAGAAGAGACAGAAGGCCACTCGTTCCAAGTACAATCTCTGACGGCCTACGGACCGCCCAACCATAAACCCGGCAAGCCCTTAGGCCCTGATTATTCCACGTCCAGCGACACTGTTCAAAATTCTGTCGTCCAGGTGCCGGCCACCTCTTACGGGGTACCCGACACTCAG ATTAACAATTACGTAGAACCTGCCACTGATGACAAATCAAATGCAGTTATCAAG ACCAACTTAAACGTCGACTACCAAGCACCTTCTGTCGAAGCGCCCATCACTTCTTATGTTGCTCAG CACGAAGAACACGTTCATGTTCCACAGACTTCGTACGAAACTTCCGTAAag aCTAACATCCAGAACCAGCCTCAAGTCGAGACTTTACACGTAAAGTCCGCTGTTCCTGAGGTGCATCACGAAGTTCAAAATGTACAGCCAGCAGTAGTACACAAGGAGACTGTCTCCGTGCCGCAAGTAAAGACTACGACGTCTCACGTCGAGACTCAAG gATCCCAACACAGCTTAAGCAGCCTGCCTTCCTATACTTCCTCTTTCGATAGTTTTCCTAATTACTTTTACTCCTCGTATCCCTCGTACTCCTCGTACTCCTCGTATAGCAATATACCGGTGAGAACTGTGGATCACCGCGTGCATGTACAGGTGCCTCAACCGTATCCGGTACCAGTAACCAAACACGTAACATACCCCGTCCCCGTTCCCCATACCGTCGAAGTTCCTAAGCCCTATTATGTTCGCGTAGCCCAGCCTGTTCAGGTGACCGTGAATCGTCCGTATGCTGTAGAAGTGCCCCGTCCGGTGGCATACCCGGTTCCCCAATACTACAGAACCAACGTACCGGTCGTTCAGCAGCAGCACATAAACACACTAGACACGAGAACAAGCACTCCGATTAACAATAAGGGCTTCTTCGAGGACGTGCAGTCTTCGTTCGGGAGCGTGATAAACAATCTGCCAAGCTTCCAGAACCCGTTGGAGAATTTCCAGAATCCTTTCCAGAACTTCGAGCTGCCGTCTTTTATCTCTTCGTTCAACCCGTCATTGCCATCGTTCCCTCAGGTGACACCTGCCCCGTCCACGGCCAGCAACAGTAATGTACAGACGGCGAGTAGCTCCGATTCGATTGTAATCGAAAATCCGGCGCTGAAGACCGAGACCACAAAGACTGCACCTGTCATCACGCATCACGCTAGACTTCACCAAACCACACATTCGGGGGTTAAACCCACCACCACGTGCGCTGGCTGTTCCGTCTCCGCCACCCACATCACCACCAAGCAACACGTGCTACCTACCGATGCCAAtggttataattattaa
- the LOC126857002 gene encoding endothelin-converting enzyme homolog, with protein sequence MVERHRLSFISRRRVMRRCYRGWTNRKIDVRVAVISVGSTKKYEHYWENVNVWTAAVVCTTRLGIQCRQFDPVSGPFSMNNERKDEGSVYSVGSQNHLVSIRSKQTYFKKRFQLSILLVIILCLLVFVLFITVLVLAILYAHSGMMKICDNEDCVRIAASLKESMDTSVDPCDDFYQYACGRWPQEHPIPDSSLTNSWFSERSDRMSRKIRDLLKVNMSTGEVPWAVMQAKTLFTSCMDVRTINELDLSPLFNLLKLLNLPLIPAAFTNETTNYVEQMARVKRILGLDIFFGLKIMSDPRNNSNNVIYFDTPDHTSPFPSDKELEKRLHIIRSRLRKLEDQDDEFIFTDNEDAELIYMSDVVKQVISNSTVNDCTSEDELKVSVEKLKEFIGTLYEISNSIYHMVHANINYTLSEEDLSDKDYMLVDDLQKLTDEYIMEINSSLTPQPIWRSFVESLFEGIVTLDLDNKDKVLVGNLDYLKDAALILAVFEEEALESYVWWTVVDTVVPHSSEKLRNIWTTYINKLMEVEIKESKSLHCASTVNKLMGMAVSWLFVDPTFHSNKGRKVMEMLEDIKEAFASLVVKMDWMDQSTKIATLEKNRKMRSGIGFPEWLFDEKQLDEYYEGIDLSKTKYLDNMIQIIRLQWNSTWASLRDYNLKNESYWATDPIDVNAFHTFQNNYITVPIGILQFPFYELGLEALNYGAIGSVLGHELTHGFDNSGRHYDSDGNFREWWTNKTISEYTKRTQCFINHYNTYYENEINAHIDGELTLDENIADNGGVREAFVAYGIWKARHGQEPLLPGFTQLTHEQLLFLAFAHVWCESYTATSLKWMLEDSHSPAHVRLQAVLKNSKEFSAAWKCPVGSNMNPSKKCHLW encoded by the exons ATGGTCGAAAGACATCGGTTGTCGTTCATTTCTCGCAGGCGCGTTATGCGTAGGTGTTATCGCGGATGGACAAATAGGAAAATTGACGTTCGAGTCGCCGTTATTTCTGTTGGTTCGACAAAGAAGTACGAGCACTACTGGGAAAATGTGAACGTATGGACAGCCGCTGTTGTCTGTACGACCCGACTCGGTATTCAGTGTCGTCAGTTCGATCCGGTCAGTGGGCCATTCAGCATGAACAACGAGCGCA agGATGAAGGATCCGTTTACTCGGTCGGAAGTCAAAATCATTTGGTATCGATAAGATCCAAGCAAACGTA CTTCAAGAAACGGTTTCAACTCTCCATCCTGTTGGTGATAATCCTGTGTCTCCTAGTGTTTGTCTTGTTTATAACAGTCCTGGTACTCGCAATACTtt atgCGCATAGCGGCATGATGAAAATATGCGATAACGAAGATTGCGTGCGAATAG CGGCTAGTTTGAAGGAATCTATGGACACCTCTGTAGATCCTTGCGATGATTTTTATCA atatgcaTGCGGCAGATGGCCGCAAGAGCATCCCATACCGGATTCCAGTTTGACGAATTCCTGGTTTAGTGAACGTAGCGATCGCATGTCCAGGAAAATCAGGGATCTGCTAAAGGTCAATATGTCCACCGGTGAGGTGCCCTGGGCGGTAATGCAAGCCAAAACGCTGTTCACCAGCTGCATGGACGTGC gtACGATAAATGAGCTCGATTTGTCTCCATTGTTTAATCTGTTGAAGTTACTGAATTTACCTTTAATACCCGCGGCTTTCACTAATGAAACAACTAATTATGTCGAGCAAATGGCTAGGGTGAAGAGAATTCTGGGGTTGGACATTTTCTTTGGCTTGAAAATCATGTCTGATCCGAGAAATAACAGCAACAACGTAATTTATTTCGACACTCCGGATCACACTAGTCCTTTTCctag tgaTAAAGAATTGGAAAAACGGCTGCATATTATCAGATCGCGATTGCGAAAGTTGGAAGATCAAGATGATGAATTTATATTCACCGACAACGAGGATGCTGAATTAATTTACATGAGCGATGTTGTCAAGCAAGTTATCAGTAATAGCACTGTTAATGATTGCACTTCGGAAGATGAATTAAAAGTGTCGGTGGAGAAATTAAAGGAATTTATCGGAACGCTTTATGAAATTAGTAATTCGATTTACCac ATGGttcatgcaaatataaattacactcTTTCCGAAGAAGATTTGAGCGACAAAGATTACATGTTGGTGGACGATCTCCAAAAATTAACGGACGAATATATCATGGAGATAAATTCATCTCTTACACCTCAACCGATTTGGCGATCTTTTGTTGAGTCACTTTTCGAGGGGATTGTCACGTTGGATCTCGATAACAAAGATAAAGTTCTTGTCGGCAATCTAGATTATTTGAAAGATGCAGCATTAATTCTCGCTGTTTTCGAGGAAGAAGCTCTAG AAAGTTACGTTTGGTGGACCGTCGTAGATACCGTAGTGCCTCACTCTTCCGAGAAGCTTAGGAATATTTGGACCacgtacataaataaattaatggaaGTGGAGATAAAGGAATCCAAATCTTTGCACTGCGCGTCAACTGTCAATAAATTAATGg GAATGGCGGTATCATGGTTGTTCGTAGATCCGACATTCCATAGTAATAAAGGTCGTAAAGTTATGGAGATGTTGGAAGATATAAAAGAGGCATTCGCTTCGCTTGTCGTTAAAATGGATTGGATGGATCAATCGACGAAAATAGCAACGCTTGAAAAGAACCGAAAAATGCGTTCCGGAATCGGATTTCCCGAATGGCTTTTCGATGAAAAGCAGCTCGACGAGTATTACGAAGgc ATAGATTTGTCTAAGACGAAGTATCTGGATAACATGATTCAAATCATTCGATTACAATGGAACTCTACATGGGCGAGCCTGCGCgattataatttgaagaatGAATCATA CTGGGCGACCGATCCTATTGATGTAAATGCGTTCCATacctttcaaaataattatataa CTGTACCTATCGGAATTCTGCAATTTCCATTCTATGAATTGGGTCTCGA aGCTTTGAATTATGGCGCCATCGGTTCGGTACTTGGACATGAATTAACTCATGGATTCGACAATAGCGGCCGACATTATGACAGCGACGGAAATTTTCGAGAATGGTGGACCAACAAGACCATCTCGGAGTATACTAAAAGAACCCAATGCTTCATAAATCACTACAATACTTATTACGAGAACGAG ATCAATGCTCACATCGATGGTGAACTGACCTTGGACGAAAACATTGCTGATAATGGAGGTGTTCGCGAGGCTTTCGTCGCTTATGGGATATGGAAGGCACGGCACGGTCAAGAACCTTTACTTCCGGGATTTACACAGCTCACTCACGAGCAGTTACTCTTTCTCGCCTTTGCACAT gTATGGTGTGAATCTTACACTGCCACATCATTAAAGTGGATGCTGGAGGACTCTCACAGTCCTGCCCATGTAAGGCTTCAAGCGGTATTGAAAAATTCCAAAGAATTTAGCGCTGCTTGGAAGTGTCCCGTAGGATCGAATATGAATCCGTCGAAGAAATGTCATCTATGGTAG